Proteins from a single region of Nitrososphaerota archaeon:
- the ilvE gene encoding branched-chain-amino-acid transaminase: MHKESLVYLDGSFVEKSKATVSVFDHGLLYGDGIFEGIRAYNGSVFRLVDHIDRLYDSAKVIRLTIPLTKREMTEAVLETMRKNQLRDAYIRLVITRGVGDLGVNPALCKDPTIFIIAEPMESVLGPREPRVVSVMVSSYRRDAVDATSHEIKSLNYMNSILAKVEANSAGADDAILLDHRGFVSEASVTNIFLVKDGDVTTPSAAAGILHGITRARIISLCSDLGIEVAQRDVTPYELTSADEVFLVGTKSEIRAVGSISGVKVGSGGAGELTKKLYEEFCKTVQRPEEGTPVYEAESVSVQRRSSGPASLSRRRGARDSSRRS, from the coding sequence ATGCACAAGGAGTCCCTGGTCTACCTCGACGGCAGTTTCGTCGAGAAGTCGAAGGCGACGGTCTCAGTATTCGACCACGGCCTCCTCTACGGCGACGGAATCTTCGAGGGGATACGCGCCTACAACGGCAGCGTCTTCAGGCTGGTCGACCACATCGATAGGCTGTACGACTCGGCGAAGGTCATCCGCCTGACGATACCGCTCACGAAGCGCGAGATGACCGAAGCGGTACTCGAGACGATGAGGAAGAACCAGCTCAGGGACGCCTACATCAGGCTGGTGATCACCCGGGGTGTAGGGGACCTGGGGGTCAACCCGGCGCTCTGTAAGGACCCCACCATATTCATAATCGCCGAGCCGATGGAGAGCGTGCTCGGGCCCAGGGAACCCAGGGTCGTCAGCGTGATGGTCTCCTCCTACAGGAGGGACGCTGTAGACGCGACCTCCCACGAGATAAAGTCCCTGAACTACATGAACAGCATACTCGCCAAGGTGGAGGCGAACAGCGCCGGAGCGGACGACGCCATCCTCCTCGACCACCGGGGGTTCGTCTCCGAGGCGAGCGTCACGAACATCTTCCTGGTCAAGGACGGCGACGTAACGACCCCTTCGGCAGCGGCCGGGATACTCCACGGCATCACCAGGGCCCGCATCATCTCGCTCTGCTCAGACCTCGGCATCGAGGTCGCCCAGAGGGACGTCACCCCGTACGAGCTCACCTCGGCGGACGAGGTGTTCCTGGTCGGAACCAAATCGGAGATAAGGGCGGTCGGCTCCATAAGCGGGGTAAAGGTCGGGAGCGGAGGAGCAGGAGAGCTGACCAAGAAACTGTACGAGGAGTTCTGCAAGACGGTCCAGAGGCCAGAGGAGGGGACCCCGGTCTACGAGGCAGAATCCGTCAGCGTCCAACGCCGGTCATCCGGACCCGCCAGCCTATCTCGCCGACGCGGCGCCCGGGACAGCTCCCGCAGGAGCTGA
- a CDS encoding DNA-directed RNA polymerase subunit H, translating into MEDEVPAFKVSTHFLIPKHELLTKDEASQVVARFNGSPSQFPYIQATDAIAKEIGAKPGDFIRITRTSETAGSAVYYRYVVEG; encoded by the coding sequence GTGGAAGACGAGGTCCCAGCGTTCAAAGTGAGCACCCACTTCCTCATCCCGAAGCACGAGTTGCTGACCAAGGACGAGGCTTCCCAGGTGGTGGCCAGGTTCAACGGGTCTCCTTCCCAGTTCCCGTACATCCAGGCGACTGACGCCATCGCCAAGGAGATAGGGGCGAAACCAGGCGATTTCATCAGGATAACAAGGACCAGCGAGACCGCGGGGTCCGCGGTCTATTACAGGTACGTGGTGGAGGGCTAG
- a CDS encoding DNA-directed RNA polymerase subunit B translates to MSKPFASSNSWVILSDLLQREGVARQHLNSYNEFVTRGLQNIADEISEVEVETVSTPYKIKFGRVTLGSPRVVEIDGSVSSILPMESRLRNLTYSAPILLEMTIEEEGLPRDTTRQHIGDLPVMVKSELCQLSNRSREQLIESGEDPNDPGGYFIIHGAERVIVGLEDLSPNKILVDAEKLAGATTYKSRVYSSVVGYRSKLELTLKQDGGINVKIPSCPVDLPYVIVMRALGIKSDRDIANAVSPKQEIQDLLEVSFDKASEAPTEKDALVYIGNRVAHGMLEEFRVKRALSTLDWGLLPHLGKTEDRRFDKSMFMGEAACKLLELRLGWIEADDKDHYGNKVIKFAGQMLADLFRTAFRNLVRDMKYQLERTGQKRGGNVVGAAIRTGIITDKLNNAIATGNWGRGKVGVTQLLDRTNYLSTLSHLRRVQSPLSRSQPNFEARDLHATHFGRICPSETPEGVNCGLVKNLALSAIISVSVPSQEVEGKLWELGAKQIRDSDEKLQVEGCRIFMDGRFLGYVDDGERLAKAFRKLRREGQINPSASVLYISPVNDNAYPRIYISLSSGRVLRPLVVVESGRPLLNPEMISKVSGGQLSWRDLVDQGTLELIDANEEENCLVAMGPEDVTTKNSHMELFPAAMFGIAASIIPYPEHNQSPRNTYESAMAKQSLGFSSPTYPISPHVRQHLLVSPQAPVVRTRTLDLLKIDERPLGTNCVVAVLSFEGYNIEDAIIMNRSSVERGMARSFFYRLYEGEAKQYLGGMRDAFEVPSAESNIRGYRGEKFYRLLEGDGVVAHESQVAGGDVVIGRTSPPRFMEEYKEFEIKGPYRRDTSVAVRPSEAGVVDSIFMTENVEGGKMFKVRVRDMRVPEIGDKFASRHGQKGVIGLVVPQEDMPYTAEGIVPDVIINPHAFPSRMTVGQFIESIAGKAAAFRGSPVDGSAFAGESIEEMEKVLRGRGFEPTGREVMYDGKTGKKFAADVFVGVVYYQKLHHMVADKIHARARGQVQMLTKQPTEGRARGGGLRFGEMERDCLIAYGASMVLKDRLLDEADKTEIYVCEKCGLIAYYDAKQRKYTCKIDGDQAKISTVVVAYAFKLLLQEMMSLNIAPRLQLKDKV, encoded by the coding sequence TTGAGCAAACCGTTCGCGTCCTCCAACTCCTGGGTGATACTCAGCGACCTCCTCCAGAGGGAAGGAGTGGCCCGCCAGCACCTCAACAGCTACAACGAGTTCGTGACCAGGGGGCTCCAGAACATAGCGGACGAGATAAGCGAGGTCGAGGTCGAGACTGTCAGCACCCCGTACAAGATCAAGTTCGGCAGGGTGACCCTCGGGTCCCCCCGGGTCGTAGAGATCGACGGCTCGGTCAGCAGCATACTACCCATGGAGTCAAGGCTCAGGAACCTGACCTACTCTGCTCCCATACTTCTCGAAATGACCATCGAAGAGGAGGGGCTGCCGCGGGACACCACCCGGCAGCACATAGGCGACCTCCCCGTGATGGTGAAGTCAGAGCTCTGCCAGCTCTCGAACCGCTCCAGAGAGCAGCTGATCGAGTCTGGGGAAGACCCCAACGACCCGGGAGGGTATTTCATCATCCACGGCGCCGAGAGGGTGATCGTTGGGCTGGAGGACCTATCCCCCAACAAGATCCTGGTGGACGCCGAGAAGCTCGCAGGGGCCACCACCTACAAGTCGAGGGTATATTCGTCGGTGGTAGGTTACAGGTCCAAGCTCGAGCTGACACTAAAGCAGGACGGGGGGATCAACGTGAAGATACCGAGCTGTCCGGTGGACCTCCCTTACGTCATAGTCATGCGCGCCCTGGGGATAAAGTCGGACAGGGACATCGCCAACGCCGTCTCGCCGAAACAGGAGATCCAGGACCTCCTGGAGGTCTCCTTCGACAAGGCGAGCGAGGCCCCCACCGAGAAGGACGCGCTGGTCTACATCGGGAACAGGGTCGCCCACGGGATGCTCGAAGAGTTCAGGGTGAAGAGGGCGCTCTCCACGCTCGACTGGGGGCTCCTCCCACACCTCGGGAAGACGGAGGACAGGCGCTTCGACAAGTCGATGTTCATGGGAGAAGCCGCGTGCAAGCTCCTCGAGCTCAGGCTCGGGTGGATCGAAGCCGACGACAAGGACCACTACGGAAACAAGGTGATAAAGTTCGCAGGCCAGATGCTGGCAGACCTGTTCCGGACCGCGTTCAGGAACCTGGTCCGGGACATGAAGTACCAGCTGGAGAGAACGGGGCAGAAGAGGGGAGGGAACGTCGTAGGCGCGGCCATCAGGACGGGCATCATCACTGACAAGCTGAACAACGCCATCGCCACAGGGAACTGGGGGAGAGGGAAGGTGGGCGTGACCCAGCTCCTCGACCGAACCAACTACCTCAGCACCCTGAGCCACCTGAGGCGGGTGCAGTCGCCCCTGAGCAGGAGCCAGCCCAACTTCGAGGCCAGAGACCTCCACGCGACTCACTTCGGGAGAATCTGCCCGTCAGAGACACCGGAAGGGGTCAACTGCGGCCTCGTCAAGAATCTCGCCCTCTCGGCGATCATCTCCGTCAGCGTCCCGTCGCAGGAGGTGGAGGGGAAGCTCTGGGAGCTGGGAGCGAAGCAGATCCGCGACTCCGACGAGAAGCTTCAGGTAGAAGGGTGCAGGATATTCATGGACGGGCGCTTCCTCGGCTATGTGGACGACGGCGAGCGCCTCGCCAAGGCCTTCAGGAAGCTGAGGAGAGAGGGGCAAATCAACCCGAGCGCGAGCGTCCTCTACATCTCCCCGGTAAACGACAACGCGTACCCGAGGATATACATCAGCCTCAGCTCAGGCCGGGTCCTCAGGCCACTGGTGGTGGTCGAGAGCGGCAGGCCGCTCCTCAACCCCGAGATGATCAGCAAGGTCAGCGGAGGCCAGCTCTCCTGGAGGGACCTGGTCGACCAGGGGACCCTCGAGCTCATCGACGCCAACGAGGAGGAGAACTGCCTCGTGGCGATGGGACCCGAGGACGTCACCACGAAGAACAGCCACATGGAGCTCTTCCCAGCGGCCATGTTCGGGATCGCCGCTTCCATCATCCCGTACCCTGAGCACAACCAGTCTCCCAGGAACACCTACGAGTCGGCGATGGCGAAGCAGAGCCTCGGGTTCAGCTCTCCGACCTACCCCATCTCTCCCCACGTAAGGCAGCACCTCCTTGTCAGCCCTCAGGCACCGGTGGTACGGACCAGGACCCTCGACCTGTTGAAGATCGACGAGCGGCCCCTGGGGACCAACTGCGTCGTGGCGGTTCTTTCGTTCGAAGGGTACAACATAGAAGACGCCATCATAATGAACAGGTCGAGCGTCGAAAGAGGGATGGCGCGCTCTTTCTTCTACCGCCTCTACGAGGGAGAAGCGAAGCAGTACCTTGGCGGTATGCGGGACGCGTTCGAGGTCCCGTCGGCCGAGTCCAACATCCGCGGTTACAGGGGGGAGAAGTTCTATCGCCTTCTGGAAGGAGACGGGGTCGTAGCTCACGAGTCCCAGGTGGCCGGCGGCGACGTCGTGATCGGGAGGACCAGCCCTCCGAGGTTCATGGAGGAGTACAAGGAGTTCGAGATCAAGGGCCCCTACAGAAGGGACACCTCGGTGGCCGTCAGGCCCTCGGAGGCGGGGGTGGTCGACTCCATCTTCATGACGGAGAACGTGGAAGGAGGGAAGATGTTCAAGGTCAGGGTCAGGGACATGAGGGTCCCGGAGATCGGGGACAAGTTCGCCTCGAGGCACGGCCAGAAGGGGGTCATCGGCCTCGTCGTCCCCCAGGAGGACATGCCCTATACGGCCGAGGGGATCGTCCCAGACGTGATAATCAACCCGCACGCCTTCCCGTCCAGGATGACCGTCGGGCAGTTCATCGAATCGATCGCCGGGAAGGCAGCCGCGTTCAGGGGGTCTCCGGTAGATGGCTCCGCCTTCGCGGGGGAGAGCATCGAGGAGATGGAGAAGGTGCTCAGGGGGAGGGGGTTTGAGCCCACAGGGAGGGAGGTGATGTACGACGGCAAGACCGGGAAGAAGTTCGCCGCCGACGTCTTCGTCGGGGTGGTCTACTACCAGAAGCTCCACCACATGGTGGCCGACAAGATCCACGCGAGAGCGAGGGGACAGGTGCAGATGCTCACGAAGCAGCCCACCGAAGGGAGGGCGCGCGGGGGCGGGCTCAGGTTCGGGGAGATGGAGAGGGACTGCCTCATCGCCTACGGGGCGTCGATGGTGCTGAAGGACAGGCTACTCGACGAGGCTGACAAGACCGAGATCTACGTCTGCGAGAAGTGCGGCCTCATCGCCTATTACGACGCAAAGCAGAGGAAGTACACCTGCAAGATAGACGGTGACCAGGCGAAGATATCCACGGTCGTGGTGGCGTACGCCTTCAAGCTTCTGCTCCAGGAGATGATGAGCCTGAACATAGCCCCGAGGCTCCAGCTGAAGGACAAGGTATAG